A genomic window from Anthocerotibacter panamensis C109 includes:
- the ntcA gene encoding global nitrogen regulator NtcA: protein MASTFEPPFAALFRQLESGLLPSTTEHYERGKTVFFPGDPAERVYFLMRGAVKLSRVYERGEEITVALLRENSVFGVLSLMTGHRSERFYHAVAFTPVDLIAIPIDHMEKAVRTDPDLSILLYQGLAARVLQTEMMIETLAHRDMGSRLESFLLVLCRDFGVPTKEGVTIDLRLSHQAIAEAIGSTRVTITRLLGDLKKDNLISIYKKKITVRDPVKLGQRFA, encoded by the coding sequence TTGGCAAGTACGTTTGAACCGCCGTTTGCCGCCCTGTTTCGGCAGTTGGAAAGTGGGCTTTTGCCCTCCACTACCGAACACTATGAGCGGGGTAAAACGGTCTTTTTTCCTGGGGACCCTGCTGAGCGCGTGTATTTCTTGATGCGTGGAGCGGTCAAACTCTCTCGGGTCTATGAGCGCGGCGAGGAGATCACCGTTGCCCTGCTGCGGGAGAACAGCGTCTTTGGGGTCTTGTCTTTGATGACAGGGCACCGCTCCGAGCGGTTTTACCATGCTGTAGCCTTCACTCCGGTGGACCTCATTGCCATCCCCATCGACCACATGGAAAAAGCCGTCCGTACCGACCCCGATCTCTCGATTCTGCTCTACCAGGGCTTAGCCGCTCGGGTTTTGCAGACAGAGATGATGATTGAGACCTTGGCGCACCGCGATATGGGCTCCAGATTAGAGAGCTTCCTGCTCGTCTTGTGCCGTGACTTCGGGGTTCCCACAAAGGAAGGGGTAACCATCGATCTCAGACTCTCCCACCAAGCCATTGCCGAAGCCATCGGCTCGACGCGGGTGACGATTACCCGCCTGTTGGGGGACCTCAAAAAGGACAATCTCATCTCGATCTACAAGAAGAAAATCACTGTGCGCGACCCAGTCAAACTGGGCCAGCGCTTCGCTTGA
- a CDS encoding S-layer homology domain-containing protein: MPAPKTAYALVLVGALTLTRPVWAADFTDTQGHWAERYIQELTNRNLLGGFPDGSFRPDQAVTRAQFATVVDKVFRNPSGTGRSFNDVASSYWASPAIQRVSAANLVTGFPDGSFRPDQPVTRAQALTVLAHGADLPQASAQVLNRFRDREAIPPWALSPVAAATAAQVVLNYPNPNLIEPNRPATRAEVAAFLARGLAYQNGGQAQNVADDDEVGYGGRRFDARLSSLQAGTSVVARIGGQETLFIASGERKGLSLVLDRPVRDSAGAVVLPAGTEILGTFVPARGGSRFETTGVRLDGQLYALAARSEILKDTKDPRETSAGAIAGDALLGGAAGAILGGLTGDHVVATEEVLGAAAAGALVGNLTAPNVVVIEPDTPLELVLQSDFRAR; this comes from the coding sequence ATGCCAGCTCCAAAGACAGCTTATGCTCTTGTCCTCGTGGGTGCTTTGACCCTCACGCGTCCGGTCTGGGCAGCAGACTTCACGGATACTCAGGGACATTGGGCCGAGCGCTATATCCAGGAGTTAACCAACCGCAACCTCTTAGGCGGCTTCCCCGATGGCTCCTTCAGGCCCGACCAGGCGGTGACTCGGGCGCAGTTTGCTACTGTAGTCGATAAAGTTTTTCGTAATCCAAGCGGGACCGGGCGCTCTTTTAACGATGTTGCCTCCAGTTATTGGGCCTCCCCGGCGATCCAACGGGTCAGTGCCGCGAATTTGGTGACGGGCTTCCCGGATGGTTCGTTTAGGCCAGACCAGCCTGTGACGCGCGCCCAAGCACTGACGGTCCTCGCCCATGGCGCTGATCTACCCCAAGCTAGTGCCCAGGTGCTCAACCGTTTCCGGGACCGGGAGGCTATCCCGCCGTGGGCACTCAGTCCGGTGGCAGCGGCGACAGCAGCCCAAGTCGTGCTCAACTATCCCAACCCCAACCTCATCGAGCCCAACCGCCCTGCGACCCGTGCCGAGGTAGCCGCCTTTCTCGCGCGCGGGCTAGCCTACCAGAACGGAGGACAGGCTCAAAACGTTGCTGATGACGATGAAGTGGGCTACGGGGGCCGCCGCTTTGATGCCCGTTTGAGTTCGCTACAGGCGGGGACGAGCGTGGTTGCCCGGATCGGGGGCCAAGAGACGCTCTTTATTGCTTCAGGGGAGCGCAAGGGCCTCAGTTTGGTCCTTGACCGCCCGGTACGCGACAGCGCAGGTGCCGTGGTCCTCCCCGCTGGGACCGAGATCCTAGGGACGTTTGTGCCTGCGCGCGGGGGAAGCCGCTTTGAGACTACAGGCGTACGTCTGGACGGTCAACTCTATGCCCTCGCAGCGCGCTCGGAGATCCTCAAGGACACCAAAGACCCCCGCGAGACTTCTGCCGGAGCTATTGCTGGGGATGCGCTTCTGGGTGGAGCCGCCGGAGCCATCCTGGGCGGGCTCACCGGAGACCATGTAGTCGCTACCGAAGAAGTTCTGGGTGCGGCAGCAGCGGGGGCTCTAGTCGGTAATTTGACTGCCCCCAATGTGGTGGTCATCGAACCGGATACTCCGCTGGAATTGGTTTTGCAGAGCGATTTTCGCGCTCGCTAA
- the ntcA gene encoding global nitrogen regulator NtcA, producing the protein MYTLPFNTEHYERGKTIFFPGDPAERVYFLVKGAVKLSRVYERGEEITVALLRENSVFGVLSLITGNRSDRFYHAVAFTPVELIAVPIDFMERTIQSDRELATILYQGLAARVLQTEMMIETLAHRDMGSRLESFLLILCKDFGIPSKNGVTIDLMLSHQAVAEAIGSTRVTITRLLGDLKKDDLISIHKKKITVRDPVKLGQRFA; encoded by the coding sequence ATGTACACCCTGCCCTTCAACACCGAGCACTACGAGCGTGGAAAGACCATATTCTTCCCTGGCGACCCCGCTGAACGCGTTTATTTCCTGGTCAAGGGGGCCGTCAAGCTCTCTCGAGTCTATGAGCGTGGTGAAGAGATTACCGTCGCCCTCCTGCGCGAAAATAGCGTCTTCGGGGTCCTGTCGCTGATTACCGGCAACCGCTCCGACCGCTTCTATCACGCCGTAGCCTTCACCCCGGTGGAACTCATCGCCGTGCCCATTGACTTTATGGAGCGGACCATCCAAAGCGACCGTGAGCTAGCTACGATCCTCTACCAGGGTTTAGCCGCCCGCGTTTTGCAGACAGAGATGATGATTGAGACCTTGGCGCACCGCGATATGGGCTCCAGATTAGAGAGTTTCCTCCTTATCCTGTGCAAAGACTTCGGCATCCCTAGCAAGAATGGCGTGACCATCGACCTGATGCTCTCCCACCAAGCTGTAGCAGAAGCTATTGGCTCGACGCGAGTGACGATCACCCGCCTGTTGGGGGACCTTAAAAAAGACGATCTCATCTCGATCCACAAAAAGAAAATCACCGTGCGCGACCCAGTCAAACTCGGTCAGCGCTTCGCCTAA